AGGTTGGCCATCACCGCGAGGGCGTGGCCGAGACGGCTGAAGGCTGCCGCCTCGGTGGCGCAGCGGGCGCAGGTGGCGACGTGCTCGGCCCGGGAGCGGGCCTCGAACACGGTCAGCTCCTCGGCCCGCGCCGGCAGCAGCGGGCGGATGCTGTGGCAGCTGGTCATGACCGCCGCCCCGTGGCCCGCCGGCGGCCGGCGAGGGCGACCACCTGGCCGCCTTCGGCCGACTCCAGCTCTGCCTTGAGCCGCTCGCGTGCCCGGAACAGGCGCACCTTGACCGCGCCCGGCGTCAGCCCCATTGCGTTCGCCACCTCTTCGGTCGACTGGCCGTAGATGTCACGGAGCACGAGCACCTGCCGCTGCCCCTCGGGCAGGTCGGCGACCAGCCGCTCCAGGCGGCGGGCGAGGGCGACCGCCTCGGCCCGCTCGGCCGGCTCGGGCGCGGGGTCGCGCGTGTCGGCGGGCACTGCCGCCCCCTCGACCGCGAACCGCCGCGTGCGGCGCTTCAAGGTGCTCATGGCCACGTTCGTCGTCACCCGGTTCAGCCAGGTGGAGAAGGAGGCCTCGTGCCGGAAGCCGCCCAACTTGCGCACCACCCGGAGATAGACGTCCTGGGTCACGTCGGCGGCGTCGTCCGGGTTGCCCACGAGCCGGAGCGCGCACGTGTACACGCTGCGGTGCGTGCGGCGCACCAGCTCCTCGAGCGCCCAGCGGTCACCGGCCTGGGCGGCCTCGACGAGCTCCCGGTCGACCTCCACCTCGGTCCCCTTCCAACGTTCCCTTAGACCTCGAATCCCCCCCACCGGTTACCGGTGCCGGTGATAGCCCCGGAACTCCCGGGTCAGCAGGTCGGTGCGGCCCTTCCAGCGCCCGAGGAACCGATCGTAGTTCTTTCTGGACGCCCGGTCTCGCTCCTCGGGGTCGGTGTCGTGGAATCCCCGGTGCCGGTGCCGGGTCGCGGGCACCTCCACCCGCCTGGCGCCGTACCCAAGGGCGCGGACGGCAAACGAGTAGTCGAGGTCGGCGTTGCGGTAGTAGCGGTCCTTGGGGTCGACCCCGACCCGGGCCGCCAGCACCCGCGGCACGGCCAGCAGGTAGCCCTCGACGGCGTCGACCTCGGGGCCGTCGTCGGCCTCGAACTCGAGCATCGTGGTCGTCGTCACCCCCCACCCGCCGGCCAGGCCGACACCGGGCCGGTCGAGGGTGGCGAGGAGGGGGCCGAGCAGGTCGCCGGTGGCTTCGACGTGGGGGTCGAGCCAGACCAGCACCCGGCCGAGGGCCTGGCCCATGCCGAGGTTCATGGCCACGCCGAAGCCGACCGCCGGGTCGAGGTGCAGGACCCGGACCCGGTGGTCGTCCCGGGCCAGATCCTCGAGCGCCCGGCCGGTCGCCTCCCCGGCCCCGTCGGCGACCAGCAGC
Above is a window of Actinomycetota bacterium DNA encoding:
- a CDS encoding sigma-70 family RNA polymerase sigma factor, producing the protein MEVDRELVEAAQAGDRWALEELVRRTHRSVYTCALRLVGNPDDAADVTQDVYLRVVRKLGGFRHEASFSTWLNRVTTNVAMSTLKRRTRRFAVEGAAVPADTRDPAPEPAERAEAVALARRLERLVADLPEGQRQVLVLRDIYGQSTEEVANAMGLTPGAVKVRLFRARERLKAELESAEGGQVVALAGRRRATGRRS
- a CDS encoding glycosyltransferase, which produces MTEPDPEVRDLLSQRQAAREQRDFATADALRGRLREAGWLVRDTPEGPELAPAPPYELTDPRELAPRWDEPDRHDVSVVVHVAGWPEDVARAARALAAHHPGADYEVLLVADGAGEATGRALEDLARDDHRVRVLHLDPAVGFGVAMNLGMGQALGRVLVWLDPHVEATGDLLGPLLATLDRPGVGLAGGWGVTTTTMLEFEADDGPEVDAVEGYLLAVPRVLAARVGVDPKDRYYRNADLDYSFAVRALGYGARRVEVPATRHRHRGFHDTDPEERDRASRKNYDRFLGRWKGRTDLLTREFRGYHRHR